The genomic window ACACAATATGGAACTTCCACCCTGGATTATCAGTTTTCGAAAGTTTTTAATGGAACCAAGGTATCCTATCTGAAGTTTTCTCCAGAGATCATGTATTTCCTTACAAAGAAATTAGGGGTTGAGGTTGATTTCGGAGGGTTAAACCTGAGTTGGGCCAGTCAGAATGTATTTGGATTTACCGATGGACAATTTGAGTATAGTTTAAGCCTGAATCCTTCCCAATGGGAATTCGGTATTTTCTTCATATTAGGAGGCAAACAAAAGGAAACAGCTAATTGATCAGGAGCAACTTTTAAGTAGTCTGTTTACTGGTTCAAAAAAAAAGACCGCCCGTTAGAGCAGTCTTCTTTTTGATCATAAATAGATCTTAGTGTTTGCTTAGGTAAGAGGCAACACCTTCAGCATCTGCTTTCATGCCTTCGTCACCTTTTTTCCAGTTAGCCGGGCACACTTCACCGTTTTCTTCATTGAACTGAAGAGCATCCACCATGCGAAGAGCTTCATCAACGCTACGTCCAAGTGGAAGATCATTTACAACCTGGTGACGTACGATTCCCTGCTTGTCGATTAGGAATAGTCCACGATAAGCTACAGGATCTCCGGAGAATTCAACATAATCATCATCTTCATTGTATTCCCATTCACCAGCCAGAACATCATAATTCTCAGCAATAGTCTTTGAGAGGTCAGCAACTATAGGGAAGGTAACACCTTTGATACCACCATTTTTCTTTTCTGTGTTGAGCCATGCCCAATGTGAGAATTTACTGTCAACAGAACATCCAACAACTACGGTATTCCGTTTTTCAAATTCAGCTAGTTTATCCTGGAAAGCAATAATTTCGGTTGGACAAACAAATGTGAAATCCAGAGGATAGAAGAAGAATACAACATGCTTCTTGCCAATATACTGTGCAAGAGAGAATTTTTCAACGAATTCACCGCCGTTGACAACGGCTTCAGCTTCAAAAAGAGGGGCTTTTTTGCCTACTAAAACTGCCATTTTTTATTTGATTTGGTTTATAAATTATTTTTTGCAAATATACTTCAAATTTTCTTGATGTAATTCTGTATTATATAACTGTTTATATACCACTCTTGTTCAGATTTTATTAATAATTTCAGGCAGGATTACAATAAATGTTTATTTTTGAAATATCATATGTATGAACATATGAACAAAAATATTCCGGGAATCAGCTATCGCTCTGATTTCTTGTATTGACAGATCATACAGGACGGGATATTTTTCCAGGTATTAATACTTAGCATCAGCAAATATGAAAAACACAGTACTTGCATTCTTATTTATTTTCATCTCCTTACAAGCCTGGTCCCAGGTTGAAGTTCCGGTATTTGGAAAGATCAGTTACCTGAAAGGATATACCAGGGAAATCAAGGGTGAGAATATCACCTATTTCTCAGCCTTGCCTGAATTTGCCAGCATGGCTTTACTTACCAGGTGTACTGATGGTAAGTATGATATTGAATGGGAAACGGAAACTGTCCCGTTGAATTATTCGGGCAAATATGTATACTTTGCCTGGGTGGCAGCCCATTCGAAGAATACAAGCAAAGGTGACAGGAAATTCGACCTTTATGTAAATGAACAAAAATCTTTGACTTTTGAGACGTATAAGGCGAAATCCACTCCATTCTGGACCTTTTCAGGTGCCGGGGAATCAGCCGTAGTATTTGAATGGAAAACAGATGACGGGGCAGGTGATTCTCATGGTTACATGTATTTAAAGGTGCCGGTTTCATCCATAGAAAAAGGGAAACCTGTAAAGCTGAAAATTGTCGGACAGGCGCAGGATAGCAGGGATTGGTATATGACTTTCAAATATGAATTTGAGGAAAAGGTGACCATTAATCCTGTATCACTGGTAACAAATGATGAAATGCAGCCTATGCAGGTAATGGCAACCCATTTTGGTAAAGATACTCCGATTACCTTGTTAGTTGATGGTGATCAGAAGTATCGATTTACCCTTAAATCAGGCCTCAATACATTTGAGATTTTCCATAAAGTGGTCGATACGGTTACCAGGATAAAAGTGGAGGTTATCATTCCCGGTCAGAAGGCCCGATCATTTGATGTTGATTTAAAGCCATTGAAATTCAGGGAGATACACCTTATTCATCATGCTCATTATGATGTTGGATACTCACATTTGCAGGAAGAGGTCATTGATATCCATAACAAGAATATAGCCAATGCTTTGCGTTATATTGACCAAACCCGGGACCTTCCAACAGAGGCTCAATACAAATGGAATATTGAGACCACGCTGGCCATTGAGAACTTTCTGAAAATTGCCTCTCCTGATCAGAAAAGCAAACTGGTTCAGGCGATACGGAATGGGAAAATTGGGATAGGTGGCTTATATGCGAATATCATGACCGGGATTTGTCAGCCTGAAGAGTTATTCCAGTTTACTTCCTATGCTCAGGAACTTGAAAAAGCGTGGGGGATAAGGATTCCTGCCGTGATGATAGGAGACATCCCCGGCCTTACATGGGCCAGCATTGCAGCATTATGTGAATCAGGCATCCGTTATTTTTCCAACGGGCCCAATTTTGTTGGAGCTTATCCTTACGAAGGCGACCGGGTAGGTAACTCCAATATCAATTGGAAAGACAGGCCATTCTGGTGGGTTACACCTGATGGGACTGAGAAGATGCTCTTCTGGATGGCAGGAAAGGGATATTCCTCCTGGCATGGTTTCAAAGCCGGGGATATTGCAACACCCAGGGGCAAAAAACGGATTTCAGCCTATATGGATGAATTGGATCAATCCGGTTATCCTTATGAAATGGTCCAATGGAGATATAATATTGTAGCTGACAATGGTCCCACCGACAGCCTGATATCGAATTTTGTGCTGGACTGGAACCATAAATACAAATCACCTAAAATGGTTTTAAATACAGTGGATGCCATGTTTTCAGCCTTTGAAAAACGATATGGTGATCAATTACCAGTGTTTTCAGGTGATATGAGCCCCTACTGGGAAGATGGCGCCTACTCCTCTGCTGCTGAAATGGCTATGAACCGCCTGAATAGCGAAAAGCTTACCTCCCTCAGCACATTATATTCCCTGGCAGATCCTGAGGCTTACCCTACTGATTTGGTTACCCAAGCCTGGAAGAAGATATTGTTATGGGATGAACATACCTGGGGAGCTTATAATAGTATTTCAGACCCGGACTTACCCTTTGTACTGTCACAATGGAACTACAAAAAGCAATATGCAACTGATGCTGATGTGCTGATCAGGCAGATTGAAGAACCGTTGCTTCGCGGAGGTAAAACCCTGCCCGGGTTTGTGGATGTTTACAATACACTTTCCTGGCAGCGAAAGGATGTAATCTACCTGGACAAGGAGGTTTCGATACTGTTGAAGGAAGTACGGGATGAAAACGGTTCTTTACTGACTTCTCAAAGACTTTCGGATGGGAGGGTAGCTGTTCAGCTAACGGTGCCACCAATGTCTTCGTCACGATTAAAACTGATTCGCAGTGATCAGGCAGTTGAACTTGAATGGCCTGAAGTGGCAACGGATACATTGAAAAATGAAAATCTGGAGATAGAATTTAGTCCTGAAACCGGAAGTATCAAACAGCTTAAGTACTTACCATTAAGCTGGCAATTTGTTGATACACTTCTTTATACCGGGTTGAATGAGTACCTGTATGTACCTGGGAAGGATCCCGGAAAGGCTGTTACTAATGCGACT from Bacteroidales bacterium includes these protein-coding regions:
- a CDS encoding peroxiredoxin, which encodes MAVLVGKKAPLFEAEAVVNGGEFVEKFSLAQYIGKKHVVFFFYPLDFTFVCPTEIIAFQDKLAEFEKRNTVVVGCSVDSKFSHWAWLNTEKKNGGIKGVTFPIVADLSKTIAENYDVLAGEWEYNEDDDYVEFSGDPVAYRGLFLIDKQGIVRHQVVNDLPLGRSVDEALRMVDALQFNEENGEVCPANWKKGDEGMKADAEGVASYLSKH
- a CDS encoding glycoside hydrolase yields the protein MKNTVLAFLFIFISLQAWSQVEVPVFGKISYLKGYTREIKGENITYFSALPEFASMALLTRCTDGKYDIEWETETVPLNYSGKYVYFAWVAAHSKNTSKGDRKFDLYVNEQKSLTFETYKAKSTPFWTFSGAGESAVVFEWKTDDGAGDSHGYMYLKVPVSSIEKGKPVKLKIVGQAQDSRDWYMTFKYEFEEKVTINPVSLVTNDEMQPMQVMATHFGKDTPITLLVDGDQKYRFTLKSGLNTFEIFHKVVDTVTRIKVEVIIPGQKARSFDVDLKPLKFREIHLIHHAHYDVGYSHLQEEVIDIHNKNIANALRYIDQTRDLPTEAQYKWNIETTLAIENFLKIASPDQKSKLVQAIRNGKIGIGGLYANIMTGICQPEELFQFTSYAQELEKAWGIRIPAVMIGDIPGLTWASIAALCESGIRYFSNGPNFVGAYPYEGDRVGNSNINWKDRPFWWVTPDGTEKMLFWMAGKGYSSWHGFKAGDIATPRGKKRISAYMDELDQSGYPYEMVQWRYNIVADNGPTDSLISNFVLDWNHKYKSPKMVLNTVDAMFSAFEKRYGDQLPVFSGDMSPYWEDGAYSSAAEMAMNRLNSEKLTSLSTLYSLADPEAYPTDLVTQAWKKILLWDEHTWGAYNSISDPDLPFVLSQWNYKKQYATDADVLIRQIEEPLLRGGKTLPGFVDVYNTLSWQRKDVIYLDKEVSILLKEVRDENGSLLTSQRLSDGRVAVQLTVPPMSSSRLKLIRSDQAVELEWPEVATDTLKNENLEIEFSPETGSIKQLKYLPLSWQFVDTLLYTGLNEYLYVPGKDPGKAVTNATPTAVISENGPVLTSVIIKGEAEGTHSLSREVILFRDLNRVEIRNTVDKKAIREKESVHFAFPFNIPDATERFNTGWGGIFQPGVDQLAGSNQDYYSVQHWCDVSNQSYGITLLLKEACLIEPGKMLDEQPGKYGVKTWKTKPDLNPTLFSYVMNNYWHTNYKADQEGPVTFTYALIPHGLFNLGETQRNGLAFNQPLLVLPAVGEQKKLPLFTLSNPNVIATLVEPTQEGFRIRLFNAGGVPGVCKMEWNAFKPSGMVIKTHADQSIELKAGESIEFPEFGIVEVEVRK